A genomic region of uncultured Paludibaculum sp. contains the following coding sequences:
- a CDS encoding IPT/TIG domain-containing protein, which produces MVVFDSPIGQISLDTKFEDSATLIGAIFNPAAVQGTGSIFVLDKANGLVSNTRAYTIRRVAPVIAWLKPGSISVGTPDFSLAATVDRLGPDPILKWNGTPLAITSNVAGTVTALVPAPLVAAAGTAAITIESEGLVSPPAAFPIIHGPLIQTVSPDGVDAGGPDLAIVVTGSGYVSGSRVYAAGQPLATTFRSSTQLSAILPSESMLLAAGKEISVGNPDGSMAESQQVWVSVRPALTSVSPSSVEAGTPDVTLTIKGRGFRPTGIVQFSR; this is translated from the coding sequence GTGGTTGTCTTTGACTCACCGATCGGACAGATCAGTCTCGACACTAAATTCGAGGATTCAGCGACGCTCATCGGCGCAATTTTCAATCCGGCAGCGGTGCAGGGAACGGGTAGTATCTTCGTTCTCGACAAGGCGAACGGTCTGGTCTCGAATACCCGGGCCTACACAATTCGGAGAGTTGCGCCAGTCATCGCGTGGCTGAAACCGGGTTCCATCTCGGTGGGCACCCCGGACTTCAGCCTGGCTGCCACCGTTGATCGCCTCGGCCCTGACCCGATTTTGAAGTGGAATGGCACTCCGCTGGCCATAACTTCGAACGTCGCGGGGACAGTCACCGCACTGGTACCGGCACCGTTAGTCGCCGCCGCGGGGACGGCGGCCATTACGATCGAATCGGAGGGACTTGTCTCGCCACCCGCCGCATTCCCGATTATCCACGGGCCGCTGATCCAGACCGTCAGCCCAGATGGGGTTGACGCCGGGGGGCCGGATCTCGCGATTGTCGTGACCGGCAGTGGCTATGTATCCGGCTCCAGAGTCTACGCAGCGGGCCAGCCTTTGGCCACAACGTTTCGCAGTTCGACGCAACTGTCGGCCATCCTGCCTTCCGAGAGCATGCTGCTCGCCGCTGGCAAGGAGATCAGCGTGGGTAACCCGGATGGATCGATGGCCGAGTCGCAACAAGTGTGGGTTTCGGTACGACCGGCGTTAACCTCTGTCAGCCCGAGTTCGGTGGAGGCAGGCACTCCGGACGTCACGTTGACCATCAAGGGGCGCGGCTTTCGCCCCACAGGCATCGTGCAGTTTTCGAGGTGA
- a CDS encoding RHS repeat-associated core domain-containing protein yields the protein MDELDYTATATYRPAGLATEGYPGGRAVTYGVDPLARVTSVSGLKSQTPASYVTAISYAAHGGQSSVALGNLQTETRTWDHRIQPATMARGSSFALTYAYCPGGAASCATNNGNPVSQTIGQAGNAQQTYTYDAVGRLASAAEGAGGSTWSRVYGHDQPGNTWVSSHSGASLDPFTPVADSNFNTIDNNNKNQLTIQGSEYDAVGHQKKIGGYTQTYDGEGRLVTSEINSITTVMSYDGEGHQIKKVTDAHTTLFVYGVDGGLIQEYDSRPPTESGVRYLAQDSLGSTRMVFDGVGNPVRCLDYLPYGEQIPQGLGAGRAGACWATGEDPKVKFTGKERDTETSLDYFGARYFSAAQDRFTTPDAPFADQHPEDPQSWNLYAYVRNNPLAMVDVTGKDALRITDKASGQVTVVIPVRFTGSGATPERIKQIVDRDNGLNTNGSTTGIQVVVTDKKINGVLNTLEISPGPNTTMCGDPGSCVDRLGGKKGYIDSSDTGKKDSGPHEILHFAGIQDQYVEGPKDANGNRTAVPAPGYDNSNIMTSRDGTNLKPDQVKEAESNKSTKQCTVENGKTKCH from the coding sequence GTGGACGAACTCGACTACACGGCGACCGCGACGTACCGCCCCGCCGGCTTGGCGACCGAAGGGTACCCGGGCGGCCGCGCAGTGACCTATGGCGTCGACCCGCTGGCCCGTGTGACGTCGGTGTCCGGTCTCAAGAGCCAAACTCCGGCGAGCTACGTCACGGCGATATCCTACGCCGCGCACGGGGGCCAATCCTCCGTGGCCTTGGGCAACCTGCAGACAGAGACGCGGACCTGGGACCACAGAATTCAACCAGCCACGATGGCGCGAGGTTCCTCTTTTGCCCTGACGTACGCCTACTGCCCGGGCGGAGCGGCGTCGTGCGCGACGAACAACGGAAACCCGGTCTCTCAAACGATCGGGCAGGCGGGCAACGCGCAGCAGACTTACACCTACGACGCAGTGGGCCGGTTGGCCTCTGCCGCGGAAGGGGCAGGCGGCTCGACATGGAGCCGCGTCTATGGCCACGACCAACCAGGTAATACCTGGGTGTCCTCACACAGTGGAGCCTCACTGGATCCGTTCACGCCGGTGGCGGATTCGAATTTCAACACCATCGACAACAACAACAAAAATCAGTTGACCATTCAGGGATCTGAGTATGACGCAGTCGGGCATCAGAAGAAGATAGGAGGCTACACCCAGACGTACGATGGGGAAGGCCGGTTGGTGACGAGCGAGATCAACTCGATCACAACGGTGATGAGCTATGACGGCGAAGGCCACCAGATCAAGAAGGTGACCGACGCCCACACGACACTCTTTGTTTACGGGGTGGACGGCGGGCTGATCCAGGAATACGACAGCAGGCCGCCAACGGAATCCGGGGTGCGGTATCTGGCGCAGGATTCGCTGGGAAGCACTCGTATGGTGTTCGACGGCGTAGGCAATCCTGTGCGCTGTCTGGACTACCTCCCATACGGCGAGCAGATTCCGCAGGGCCTGGGAGCCGGAAGAGCGGGAGCGTGCTGGGCAACCGGCGAAGACCCGAAGGTGAAGTTCACCGGCAAAGAACGGGATACCGAGACGAGCCTCGATTACTTTGGGGCGCGGTACTTCTCCGCGGCGCAGGACAGGTTCACGACGCCGGACGCGCCGTTCGCCGATCAGCATCCGGAGGACCCACAAAGCTGGAATCTATACGCCTACGTTAGAAACAATCCATTGGCGATGGTTGACGTGACGGGAAAGGATGCGTTGAGAATCACAGACAAGGCCTCAGGCCAAGTTACGGTGGTAATTCCTGTCCGTTTCACCGGCAGCGGAGCAACGCCAGAGAGGATCAAGCAGATTGTTGATCGGGACAATGGCCTTAACACAAATGGGTCTACAACAGGGATTCAGGTCGTTGTAACCGACAAGAAGATCAACGGTGTTCTGAATACTCTCGAGATTAGTCCTGGCCCGAATACCACCATGTGCGGTGACCCCGGGTCTTGTGTGGATAGGCTCGGGGGCAAGAAAGGATACATCGATAGTAGCGACACAGGCAAGAAGGACTCTGGTCCGCACGAAATTCTGCACTTTGCCGGAATCCAAGATCAGTATGTTGAAGGCCCAAAGGACGCGAATGGTAACCGAACGGCTGTTCCTGCCCCAGGCTATGACAACTCAAATATCATGACCTCTCGAGACGGAACGAATCTGAAACCTGATCAGGTTAAGGAGGCCGAGTCGAACAAATCCACGAAGCAATGCACGGTAGAGAATGGAAAGACGAAATGCCATTGA
- a CDS encoding CocE/NonD family hydrolase has translation MRLRSIVLIAALPLAMLAQGRRNAPPETPSTKTPAELRAEYIREHYTKAEYQIPMRDGVKLFTAVYTPKDHSQKYPILLMRTPYTVGPYGSDNYAGRLGPASEKFMREGFIFANQDVRGKGRSEGTYMDIRPVNPNKRGPKDIDEPSDTYDTIDWLVKNIPDNNERVGMYGISYPGFYAAMGAVDAHPALKATSPQAPVINWFIGDDFHHNGVLFLAHAFNFFSGFGRNHPPDGPNRDRIEMKTPDAYDFHLRTGALANYDEKYFHGQTEFWKELTQNDTYNEFWKSRDLRQYVKNLKPAMMSVGGWFDAEDVFGPLNLYKSAEAQNPGAKNMLVEGPWSHGGWARPDGTALGNINFASNTSKFFQDDIEFPFFLFHLKGKGDGDKLPEAYVFETGRNEWHKFDAWPPKDAKWKTLYFHAGGKLNTAQPAEKAEAFDEYVSDPAKPVPFTPYIANGMSYPYMTDDQRFAASRPDVLVYETEPLESDVRVAGPLKASLFVSTTGTDSDWVVKLIDVFPGDTADPQPNPTNVHMGGYQMLVRGEPFRGKFRKGFDKPEPFVPGKMDQVAFDMPDVFHTFRTGHRIMVQVQSSWYPLGDRNPQKFMKIQDAKAEDFVKATERVYRTNSAPSSIQLSTID, from the coding sequence ATGAGACTTAGAAGTATCGTTCTGATCGCGGCCTTGCCGCTTGCCATGCTGGCGCAGGGGCGGAGGAATGCACCGCCAGAGACACCCTCCACAAAGACGCCGGCCGAATTGCGCGCGGAATACATCCGCGAGCATTACACGAAGGCCGAATATCAGATTCCGATGCGGGACGGCGTGAAGCTCTTCACCGCCGTCTACACACCCAAGGACCACAGCCAGAAGTACCCGATCCTGCTCATGCGCACGCCCTACACCGTGGGCCCGTACGGCTCGGACAACTATGCCGGCCGGCTGGGTCCGGCCAGCGAGAAGTTCATGCGCGAAGGCTTCATCTTCGCCAATCAGGACGTGCGCGGCAAGGGCCGTAGCGAGGGCACCTACATGGATATCCGCCCCGTGAATCCCAACAAGCGCGGGCCGAAGGACATCGACGAACCCAGTGACACCTACGACACCATCGACTGGCTGGTGAAGAACATCCCCGACAACAACGAGCGCGTAGGCATGTACGGCATCTCGTATCCCGGCTTCTACGCGGCCATGGGCGCGGTGGACGCACACCCGGCGCTGAAGGCCACCTCGCCGCAGGCGCCCGTGATCAACTGGTTCATCGGCGACGACTTCCACCACAACGGCGTGCTCTTTCTGGCGCATGCCTTCAACTTCTTTTCCGGCTTCGGCCGCAACCATCCGCCGGACGGACCGAATCGCGACCGGATCGAGATGAAGACGCCGGACGCCTACGACTTCCACTTGCGCACCGGCGCGCTAGCGAACTACGACGAGAAGTACTTCCACGGCCAGACCGAGTTCTGGAAGGAGCTCACGCAGAACGATACCTACAACGAGTTCTGGAAGTCGCGCGACCTGCGGCAGTATGTGAAGAACCTGAAGCCGGCCATGATGAGCGTGGGCGGATGGTTTGACGCCGAGGACGTCTTCGGCCCTCTGAACCTCTACAAGTCCGCGGAGGCGCAGAATCCCGGTGCCAAGAACATGCTGGTGGAAGGTCCGTGGTCGCACGGCGGCTGGGCTCGTCCGGACGGAACGGCACTGGGCAACATCAACTTCGCCTCGAACACGTCCAAGTTCTTCCAGGACGACATCGAGTTCCCGTTCTTCCTCTTCCATCTGAAGGGCAAGGGCGACGGCGACAAGCTGCCCGAAGCCTACGTCTTCGAAACCGGCCGCAACGAGTGGCACAAGTTTGATGCGTGGCCGCCGAAGGATGCCAAATGGAAGACTCTCTACTTCCATGCCGGCGGCAAGTTGAACACGGCGCAACCGGCGGAGAAGGCCGAGGCGTTTGACGAATACGTCAGCGATCCGGCCAAGCCCGTGCCGTTCACCCCTTACATCGCCAATGGCATGAGCTATCCGTACATGACCGACGATCAGCGCTTCGCGGCATCCCGGCCCGACGTGCTGGTGTATGAGACGGAACCGCTGGAATCGGATGTCCGCGTGGCTGGACCGCTGAAGGCTTCACTGTTCGTATCCACCACCGGTACCGATTCCGATTGGGTGGTGAAGCTGATCGATGTCTTCCCAGGCGACACGGCCGATCCGCAGCCCAATCCCACGAACGTGCACATGGGCGGGTATCAGATGCTGGTGCGTGGCGAGCCGTTCCGCGGCAAGTTCCGCAAGGGCTTCGACAAGCCGGAGCCATTCGTGCCGGGCAAGATGGACCAGGTGGCGTTCGACATGCCGGATGTCTTCCACACGTTCCGTACCGGCCACCGGATCATGGTGCAGGTGCAGAGCTCGTGGTATCCGCTCGGCGATCGCAATCCGCAGAAGTTCATGAAGATCCAGGACGCCAAGGCCGAGGATTTCGTGAAGGCAACAGAGCGCGTGTACCGCACGAATTCGGCGCCATCGTCGATTCAGCTCTCGACGATTGATTGA
- a CDS encoding IPT/TIG domain-containing protein translates to MSPRILSLSPGSAEAGGPEFVLAVHGANFSAGAVMNWDEAPLATSFVSPAELTVTVPANRIATPGTSFLVVANQDAHSTPTSFPIKASGPVITKLDPAAATAGGASFRLTVTGRGFQPDDAVHCNGTALPTVVDSSTQMTAVVPVEAITEPGGASVTIVRSTSAESLAVSFLVNPADPIMTEIAPSSATEGTGAFTLAIKGKGFLPGAVVVWNGQPLETEFVDSGGVTAKVPVELVATAGEASLAITNPGGTEGTPAAFLVHPPVPGLLSVSPSSATTGGDDLTLVVSGSGFVTGAAIRWDGVALETAFLDSTRLKAIVPASWIIGGGAAEVSVSNPDGLTSEVSSFQVLEAKPRIAGVAPGTLAAGVSGLVLAVDGSGYLPGTILQWDGVPLETTFVDPTRLTAQVPADRMLNSGSARLTAVNPHEQISEPWPLTIVALRVASFDQESLTAGGPDTTLTVFGDGFQAGATVYWNGTPLSTTFSEGALTAAVPARLIDKVGMARIAVAIPGGLMSNTQAFPIVAASVEE, encoded by the coding sequence GTGAGCCCGCGCATCTTGAGCCTGAGTCCGGGTTCGGCCGAAGCAGGAGGGCCGGAGTTTGTCCTGGCGGTCCATGGCGCCAACTTTTCCGCCGGCGCAGTGATGAACTGGGATGAAGCGCCGCTGGCCACGTCGTTCGTGAGCCCAGCCGAACTGACGGTCACGGTTCCGGCCAACCGCATCGCGACGCCTGGCACGTCGTTCCTCGTCGTGGCCAACCAGGATGCGCACTCGACACCCACCAGCTTTCCCATCAAAGCCAGCGGACCGGTGATTACAAAGCTCGATCCCGCTGCGGCGACGGCCGGGGGGGCGTCGTTCCGGTTGACCGTGACCGGCAGGGGATTCCAGCCGGATGACGCCGTGCACTGCAACGGCACGGCCCTACCGACCGTGGTGGACAGTTCCACGCAGATGACCGCAGTGGTTCCAGTGGAGGCGATCACCGAGCCCGGCGGAGCCTCCGTTACGATTGTCCGCTCGACGAGCGCGGAATCGCTGGCTGTCTCCTTTCTGGTGAATCCGGCGGATCCGATCATGACGGAAATTGCGCCTAGTTCAGCGACCGAAGGCACCGGCGCCTTCACCCTGGCTATCAAGGGCAAGGGGTTCCTACCAGGCGCTGTCGTGGTGTGGAATGGTCAACCGCTGGAAACCGAGTTTGTGGATTCCGGCGGGGTTACGGCCAAGGTGCCGGTGGAACTCGTAGCCACCGCGGGTGAGGCCAGTCTGGCCATCACCAACCCGGGCGGCACAGAGGGCACGCCAGCGGCCTTCCTCGTCCATCCGCCCGTGCCGGGACTGCTGAGCGTCTCGCCTTCGTCGGCGACCACAGGTGGTGACGATCTGACGCTGGTGGTGAGTGGGTCGGGCTTCGTGACAGGAGCCGCGATCCGTTGGGACGGAGTGGCGCTGGAGACAGCCTTCCTCGACTCCACACGCCTGAAGGCAATCGTCCCCGCATCCTGGATTATCGGTGGCGGCGCCGCCGAGGTTTCGGTATCGAACCCTGATGGGCTGACATCCGAAGTGAGTTCGTTCCAGGTTCTGGAGGCCAAGCCGAGGATCGCGGGAGTTGCTCCCGGGACCTTGGCCGCAGGCGTCTCGGGACTCGTGCTTGCCGTGGACGGAAGCGGGTATCTGCCAGGAACCATCTTGCAATGGGATGGGGTCCCGCTGGAGACAACCTTCGTCGATCCTACGCGGTTGACCGCGCAAGTACCGGCGGACCGCATGCTCAACTCAGGTAGCGCCCGGCTGACGGCCGTTAATCCGCACGAACAGATCTCGGAGCCGTGGCCGCTGACAATCGTGGCGCTGCGCGTAGCGAGCTTCGACCAGGAGAGTCTGACGGCGGGCGGACCGGATACGACGCTCACGGTCTTCGGCGACGGGTTCCAGGCTGGGGCAACGGTGTACTGGAATGGAACGCCGCTGAGCACCACGTTCTCGGAGGGCGCGTTGACGGCGGCCGTTCCCGCCCGATTGATCGACAAAGTGGGGATGGCGCGCATCGCCGTGGCGATCCCGGGCGGCCTGATGTCGAACACTCAAGCGTTCCCCATCGTCGCGGCGAGCGTCGAAGAGTAG
- a CDS encoding site-2 protease family protein codes for MPNNIVQALLDVLIFWLLTTPHEFAHAWVADRLGDDTPRLEGRVTLNPMAHVDWIGTVVVPLVSSIFGGVFFGWGRAVNTNPNKLRGGYNGLLMVALAGPGSNVVFALVLALVGSFWHAGTEILFRAAYLSLFLALFNLIPIPPLDGSKFLLAARIPPFWYIELSRFGFILLLVLMSSTGLGRWMSETSMMSALRMFALFRA; via the coding sequence ATGCCCAACAACATCGTCCAAGCTCTCTTGGATGTCCTTATCTTCTGGCTGCTCACAACACCTCATGAATTCGCGCACGCATGGGTAGCCGACAGGCTTGGCGACGATACTCCGCGGCTGGAAGGCCGCGTAACTTTGAATCCGATGGCGCATGTCGACTGGATCGGCACCGTGGTGGTGCCTCTGGTCTCGTCCATCTTTGGCGGCGTCTTCTTCGGATGGGGCCGGGCGGTGAACACGAATCCGAATAAGCTGCGCGGCGGCTACAACGGACTGCTGATGGTGGCCCTGGCTGGCCCCGGCAGCAACGTCGTCTTCGCTCTGGTCCTGGCGCTGGTCGGCTCTTTCTGGCATGCGGGGACGGAGATCCTGTTTCGCGCCGCTTATTTGAGCCTGTTCCTGGCTTTGTTCAATCTGATCCCCATCCCGCCGCTGGATGGATCGAAGTTCTTGCTGGCCGCCCGCATCCCCCCGTTCTGGTATATCGAGCTGAGCCGCTTTGGGTTCATTCTGCTGCTGGTGCTGATGTCGTCGACCGGTTTGGGCCGATGGATGTCGGAAACCAGCATGATGAGTGCATTGCGCATGTTTGCGCTATTTCGAGCATAG
- a CDS encoding methyltransferase domain-containing protein, with protein MLDRIRAEIAHWNKTDRLVANGTRLYWTDHPRVSHHYRRKALIDGLPWRTRIPQALGGPAEYALELGCGSGENTHATWRAGTARHVTGIDLDDSRFAEVRSGMKSQGAPVSFQAADIDHLSLEPSRYGLIYAIQSFHHFERLEHICAEISKALVPGGFFVLDEFVGPARFQWTDKQLALTAQLLGLMPRPLRMYANGIEKRAEGRSTPEQVIQVCPSEAIRSNEIVQVFRDHFDVVHEKNLGGTIQHLLYSGIVQNFPDDDEATNIMVDSINSLEELFIDSGVLPSDFMLLIGRKRGT; from the coding sequence ATGTTGGATCGTATCAGGGCGGAGATCGCTCACTGGAACAAGACTGATCGTCTGGTTGCAAATGGGACCCGGCTATACTGGACCGATCATCCGCGCGTCTCGCACCACTACCGGCGAAAGGCACTTATCGACGGACTACCGTGGCGGACACGGATCCCCCAGGCACTTGGCGGACCCGCTGAGTACGCGCTGGAGCTCGGCTGCGGCAGTGGAGAGAACACACACGCGACCTGGCGGGCAGGAACAGCGCGCCACGTCACGGGCATCGACCTCGACGATTCGCGTTTCGCCGAGGTCCGGAGCGGGATGAAGTCCCAGGGCGCGCCGGTCAGCTTCCAGGCCGCCGACATCGACCACCTCTCGCTGGAACCCTCGCGGTACGGGCTGATCTATGCCATCCAGAGCTTCCACCATTTCGAACGGCTGGAACATATCTGCGCGGAGATTTCCAAGGCGCTGGTCCCCGGCGGTTTCTTTGTGCTGGACGAGTTTGTCGGTCCGGCACGGTTCCAGTGGACCGACAAGCAACTGGCCCTGACGGCGCAACTGCTGGGACTCATGCCCAGGCCCCTGCGCATGTATGCAAATGGCATAGAGAAGCGCGCTGAAGGGCGCAGTACTCCGGAGCAGGTCATCCAGGTCTGCCCGAGCGAAGCGATCCGGTCCAATGAGATCGTCCAGGTGTTCCGGGATCACTTTGACGTGGTCCACGAGAAGAATCTGGGCGGGACCATCCAGCACCTGCTCTACTCGGGCATCGTCCAGAACTTCCCGGATGACGACGAAGCCACCAACATCATGGTGGACAGCATCAATAGCCTGGAAGAGCTCTTTATCGACAGCGGGGTTCTACCCAGCGACTTCATGCTGCTGATCGGGCGGAAGCGCGGAACGTGA
- a CDS encoding IPT/TIG domain-containing protein, whose protein sequence is MTSPWALQTTYVDSTTLTAVLPADKLRTAKTATIYVSDNTYNTISLRLPFAIGTMAPLLSGSEPQVVYAGNPGFNLTVYGSYLRPGMVVRWNGMPLSMVSTGPVWMAWVPASLIASPGSANITLVNSDGLVSNSRVLPVNPANTPPGYSPVITSINPTKLRAGGEGATLTISGSGFFTGSTVYWNNTPLSTTVSSPLQLFALVPASLMASPATVSITVVRANGIASLPRSLTIESVIPISSSVTPGGFIAGGDLSPITINGSRFLAGDRVFWNSVPLVVTSSTPTQLMATVPAQLISSPGTAVIKVVSGSLTSNPYPVVVYASVPIPTLAAVSPAYVNAGAAGFTVNVTGSDFLPGATIYWAGTPLATTFVSASEMNAAVPAGLVTESGQFDITMANAGGASSIPFTQMLVRPVLSTLTPSSIVAGSANVTLSVTGIGFRPTASCRIRSSDGDWVLRATYLSSTALSLQVPPEAIMNPGTITVSIGDTTNAAASRLVTVIVEPGKPTISTVLPGSATAAGPEFQLTVNGAHFYIGARVRWNTTDLSTRSHAVDGVGTIQSNRIARHCQPWRGKRVRGQVPHDGVPDPAGEPAHLEPESGFGRSRRAGVCPGGPWRQLFRRRSDELG, encoded by the coding sequence GTGACGAGTCCATGGGCGTTGCAGACAACCTATGTTGACTCGACAACGCTCACAGCCGTGCTGCCTGCCGACAAGCTCAGGACAGCCAAGACAGCCACCATCTATGTCTCCGACAACACCTACAACACCATATCGCTTCGCCTGCCTTTTGCCATCGGAACGATGGCGCCTCTCCTGTCGGGCTCGGAGCCTCAGGTCGTCTACGCCGGCAATCCGGGCTTTAACCTGACCGTCTATGGCAGTTACCTGCGGCCGGGGATGGTGGTGCGTTGGAATGGGATGCCTTTGTCCATGGTCTCAACAGGCCCCGTCTGGATGGCCTGGGTTCCAGCCAGCCTGATTGCCAGCCCCGGATCGGCCAACATCACGCTGGTCAACAGCGATGGTCTGGTGTCCAACTCGAGAGTTCTTCCCGTCAACCCGGCCAATACCCCTCCCGGCTACAGCCCAGTCATCACGTCCATCAATCCCACGAAGCTGAGGGCCGGTGGAGAAGGCGCCACACTCACTATCAGCGGCTCCGGGTTTTTCACAGGCTCGACCGTGTACTGGAACAACACTCCGCTGAGCACCACGGTCTCGAGTCCCCTTCAGTTGTTTGCCTTGGTGCCAGCGAGCCTGATGGCGAGCCCGGCGACCGTCAGTATCACGGTGGTCAGGGCGAATGGCATCGCCTCGCTGCCGCGTAGCCTGACCATCGAGTCGGTCATCCCAATCAGTTCGTCGGTCACACCCGGAGGGTTCATCGCTGGAGGGGATTTGTCTCCGATAACCATCAACGGATCCAGGTTCCTGGCAGGAGACCGTGTGTTCTGGAATAGCGTCCCACTGGTGGTGACGTCCAGCACGCCCACTCAGTTAATGGCCACTGTACCCGCACAACTCATTAGCAGCCCGGGTACAGCGGTGATCAAGGTGGTTTCCGGAAGCCTGACGTCGAATCCGTACCCCGTCGTGGTGTACGCGAGCGTGCCTATCCCAACTCTGGCGGCAGTGAGTCCCGCGTACGTGAACGCCGGCGCTGCCGGATTTACCGTGAACGTCACCGGCAGCGACTTTCTGCCGGGCGCCACGATCTACTGGGCCGGCACACCGCTGGCCACTACTTTTGTGAGTGCAAGCGAGATGAACGCAGCAGTGCCAGCGGGTCTTGTGACCGAGTCGGGTCAGTTCGACATCACCATGGCCAACGCCGGCGGCGCGAGTTCGATCCCGTTTACGCAGATGCTAGTCCGGCCGGTGCTGTCGACACTCACGCCGAGTTCCATTGTGGCAGGGAGCGCCAACGTCACGCTCTCGGTGACCGGAATTGGATTCCGGCCTACCGCCTCGTGTCGTATCCGGTCCTCCGATGGGGATTGGGTTCTGCGGGCAACTTACTTGAGCTCCACGGCCTTGAGTCTGCAGGTTCCGCCAGAAGCTATCATGAACCCGGGCACAATCACCGTTTCCATCGGTGACACGACGAACGCCGCAGCCTCGCGGTTGGTGACTGTCATTGTCGAGCCGGGCAAGCCGACCATCAGCACGGTGCTGCCCGGTTCGGCCACGGCCGCTGGCCCAGAGTTCCAATTGACTGTGAATGGGGCGCACTTCTATATTGGCGCTCGGGTGCGCTGGAACACGACGGACCTCTCCACCCGTTCCCACGCAGTTGACGGCGTCGGTACCATCCAATCTAATCGCATCGCCAGGCACTGTCAGCCTTGGCGTGGTAAACGAGTCCGGGGACAAGTCCCTCACGACGGCGTTCCAGATCCTGCCGGTGAGCCCGCGCATCTTGAGCCTGAGTCCGGGTTCGGCCGAAGCAGGAGGGCCGGAGTTTGTCCTGGCGGTCCATGGCGCCAACTTTTCCGCCGGCGCAGTGATGAACTGGGATGA
- a CDS encoding cation transporter: protein MPSGRMARLRMSRARALRLADDPNVAYTAPDREVRSAGYLDCSLRNLSTPLDDNQTPFPETISGPQSVRMKGMEAVIVRGAEVRKGLRLEYVNVAYNLLEAIVALVSGGAASSIALIGFGVDSSIETFSSAIMLWRLRQDDHPLRDTIERSALRYIGISFLLLAAYVAYESAESLWSREAPQRSIPGILLAIASLIVMPVMARMKRRVGMNLNSAAMVADSRQTQLCSWLSGILLGGLLLNAVAGWWWADPVAGLIMVPIIAREGIQALQGKSCNCGHGCAVG from the coding sequence ATGCCCTCCGGCCGCATGGCCCGCCTGCGCATGAGCCGCGCCCGGGCTCTGCGGTTGGCTGACGATCCGAATGTCGCCTACACTGCGCCCGACCGCGAAGTGCGCTCCGCCGGATACCTGGATTGCTCCTTACGCAATCTCTCCACGCCGCTCGACGATAATCAGACCCCGTTTCCTGAGACCATTTCCGGCCCGCAATCGGTGAGAATGAAGGGAATGGAAGCGGTCATCGTGCGCGGCGCCGAGGTGCGAAAAGGCCTCCGGCTGGAGTATGTCAACGTTGCCTACAACCTGCTCGAAGCGATTGTCGCGCTGGTCTCCGGCGGCGCGGCCTCCAGCATTGCGCTCATCGGTTTTGGCGTCGACAGCTCCATAGAGACCTTTTCCAGCGCGATCATGCTCTGGCGTCTCCGGCAGGACGACCACCCGCTTCGCGACACCATCGAGCGGAGTGCGCTACGCTACATCGGCATCTCCTTTCTGCTGCTCGCCGCCTATGTCGCCTACGAATCCGCTGAAAGCTTGTGGAGCCGCGAAGCACCCCAGCGCTCCATCCCCGGGATCCTTTTGGCCATCGCCTCACTCATTGTTATGCCCGTCATGGCTCGCATGAAGCGCCGTGTCGGCATGAACCTGAACAGCGCCGCCATGGTGGCCGACTCCCGTCAGACCCAGCTCTGCAGTTGGCTGTCGGGCATTCTTCTGGGCGGGTTGCTGCTCAACGCCGTGGCCGGCTGGTGGTGGGCCGATCCGGTGGCCGGCCTCATCATGGTGCCCATCATCGCGCGCGAGGGGATCCAGGCACTGCAAGGCAAGAGCTGCAACTGCGGCCACGGATGCGCCGTCGGCTAG